CAGTGTGTCACATCCTTCTGCACAAGAGAGAACAGGAAATGGCAAACTCCCAGTATGAGGCAAAGCATTCCCATCGCAGCAATTGGCCCGCAGGAGCTATAAATTGGTCTCCTCCAGAAACAGATCAAAATTTGTCTTCTGGGAGCCTGGCTGGAAACTGAAGGTAAGTTTGAACCAGTAATTTTTGGAGCATCTGTGAGTATTGTATTAGGGAAGTGTTTGCAGGTTTTGGACTAATGTATACCTTTATTGTTGGGGAGATTTTTCTCTAAGAGCAGGAGTtggatttcttttattttgtgcagGTATCAATCATTATCACAAGACTTGCATCCCTACGTGGGATGCTATATATTGAATGATTGCTCTAATAATTCAGTGAGATAGTCGCTGTTATTACCTGAGACAGTTCTCAGCAATTAAATCCTCAGAACAAATTGTTAAAAGGCTACAGGAATTGGCATATTTAATGATCATTATATTGATCTGTTGTTCAGTTATTGGTGATATGCTCATCGTTCATTTCAATGCTGGTATCcatttagatttagattagtGTAAGTCCTTGTGCTTCCAGCTTTATTTCTAATTCTAGTGTAAAAATAATAGGACACAGCCTCCAGCTGAGAGAAGCACAATATACTAAGTGATTCAAATGACCCAATGACACCAAGAGAGACTGGGGGCATTTTCTGAAGGGCATAGGGGGTGTCTTAAAGGATCTGTGTGAGATGGATTAGGACAAGCCAACAGAAGGGGGAAAGATAGCAGTGAGAATTATTTATGAATACACTTCCAGATGGAAACACTATTTATGGTACAAAGTTTTCTCCTTCTGAAACCTGAGGATTCTGTAGAATGAAGGCCCACTAACTACGTAGTGTAGCTTTATAAGGGACCAGACCCCTTCAGTTCCCCCAGTACAGATCACTTAGAAGTGAAAAGGTGCCTGCAGCAGTAAATTGGCTTAGTGACAGGGTCTTTCTGCTACAGACTCCTTTTGGCTGTGAGGGCATTACGGGCTCCAAACAGTTTCTCAGCTCTATGGCTGGACTTTGCTAggtgcagaggcagcacagctgtgtgcatGATGCAGTTTTGGGAAGCACAGAAACTCTGCTTCCAGCAGACAATCAGCTACATCTCTCCTGCTAACTCTGTTGCCTCAGGTTCCCTGTAATCAGGGCTAAGTTTGCTGGCTTCCTTTGTAAAGCATTTTGCTGCTCTAGAGCAGCCTGAAAATGTTTATTGGAACATTTCTCTCTGCCCTTACGGCAaggaacagagacagaaaacagagattGTCTAGCACAGAAACACTGAAGATTCATTTTCTAGAAGCAAAGGCTCTCCTGCTATCTTGCCTGGACAGTTTTTCCAGAGGCAGCAGTTTTCAAGCCTTTTCTAGTCACAGGCCTCTGTATTTCCCCTGTTTCCCCATCTGCAAGGGACTGCAGTGCACTAAAAATGGGCCTGTTTTTCTGACATGACTCTTTTAAACAAGGTTTGCAGCCCTCCCTGCCACTATAACTGGGTATTTATGACCACAGGTTGGACTAAGCACCACAGAACAATAGTTCCCATCTTTGTTAAAACACTGACACCAGGTTacaatagggaaaaaaaaatgctatagGGTCTTGAGTTGCTGAAGCTTAAAGAAAGGAAGGATGTTCACAATACCCATCCCAGGCATTAATAATAAACTCCTTGCCTCCTATATGGAAAATCCAGACATAGACTCCACTCAGTGCCTTCCCTCTGTCCTCCTTTAATAGGAAATCACCCCTAAACAAAAACCTGGGGTGGTGTCTTTCATCCCCTAGGAGTCTGACCTTTCTTGCGAAAAAGAAAGGCCTCTTTCTCCAAGGAAAAGACTCCTTGGAGTCTGACCTTTCTTCTATAGTGCAAATCCTCTGAATTCCATCAGGGGGACAACAGATTAGCGCTGGCAGCATTACTCTTCTGAGTCACTCAGGGGAATTTCTGTCCCCAGGATTTGAAGAGACATTTTGTGTCTTCAGAGATAATGGTAACCGCACCTCTGACTGCAGTCCTTAGGATATTTTAGTCTTTGCAGGGATtaagaaacacattttaatcTTTCTCTGTCTAAAAGTTACAATGAAATACATAATTAAATGTATACATTCATATGGGTATGTGAgtgtgcaggtgtgcacagATGGAAAACCTTTCTTGTAGCTGGGTGAAGCTGCAAAAATTTGGCTCAATGCCATCCCTGAAATGGTGCTCCAAGATGAGCTTGTCTCATGGGGGTTTTTTGACATAAATCCCAACCCagactttcctttttttctggacaGAAGCCATGGAGGGGAACAGTGCTGCCTTTCCAGCAGACCCCACGCACCACTTCCACGTCGCCCTGCTGGACCAGAGGCGGAGACTGCGCGGCCAAATCGCTCACCTTCACAAGGCAGCTCGCAAACTCAACCAGCTCCGCACGAGGTCCCTGGTTGCCAACGTGGGTGGGAGCACCCTGACGGCTGCCGGAGCGCTCACAGCcatcctggggctgtccctgagccccgCCACGCTGGGAGCCTCTCTGCTGGCCTCGGCCGTGGGGCTGGGCCTGGCCACGGCCGGCGGCGCTGTCAGCATCACGTCCGACCTCTCCCTGGTGCTCTGCAATTCCCGGGAGCTGAGGAAGGTGCAGGAAATCGCAGTGACTTGTCGGAAGCAGATGAGGGAAATACTCGGCTGCCTGGAGTTCCTCCGCCGGGGGCAGGGCCCGGGTGACCCTGCACTGCGCCAGTCAGAGAAGAGAGCGTCCATCTCGCTCTACAACTCCGTCTGCTTCATGGTCTTCTGCGGCTCCCACAGCCTCCTCGTGCCGGAGTGCACAAAGGAGGTCACCAAAGtaagccaggctgtgctgaaggCCAAAATCCAGAAGCTGGCTGACAACCTTGAGACCTGCACCAGGGCAATGGATGAAGTCTGTGATCTTCTTGAGTCCAGAACAGAGCTTTCCCCCAGTACGAGGAGACTCAGCTTGGGTGCTAAAAGCACTGCCGAGAGCCTGAGGCCTTGCAGCTGAAACTGTTTCGGTGTATTACATTAAACCTGGGTTTGGAGACATTCCATTATTAACTGAGACCAATTTCCAGTAGAGTACAATCCCATTACCAAGGTACATCTGGAAAGGCTGTAGAAAGAAGCAGCTCCAGATATGACAGACTGTATGAATAGTTCACCATCCCAGGGTGAAATAGCAGGGCCAGAATATATCCCTTTTGAAGAAACCTCTCCAGACTGAGAACTGTGATGTTTGTATTCTATTTATTTACACAGAATGATTTTAAAGTTGTGATATTGTATTTAagagtgtatatatatatattatttttttaaaaggaggcCTCTGTTCCAAAGGAAAGCTGTTGTTTTCAGAGTAAAAGGAAGTCTGTAGCATGTGAGAGCAAGTTACCTGTTATTTTGCTGTGAGGGAGGGCAAATCCCTGTAGGAAAAGGAAAGCATGACCTGAATGCTGATACTATAAAATAGGTGAAACACAGTCAAACGGTGACAATAGATCTTGGGAgccaaaacagagagaaaagtgaCCCTGGGACCAGAGTCTGCCTCAGGGCATTGGTGGAAGGAAGCAGTTGTGTCTCTGCAGCCAGAAGGGAAGTGTAGGTTGGTGTTACTGGTGTGAGCTGGAGCTGTGATGGGAGCACACCTGAGAGGTGGAGGTGCCACCCTCCATGCAGCCAAGCAGCCTGTGAGACCCACAGTGGATCATCTGTGAGGAGGGAGGCAGCACTCATGGAAAGTGGCACTACACAGACTCCTAGCAATGCTTCCCAGGGAAGGCTTCATATTAGTGAAATATATGTGGGTACTAATACTCCAGAGGTGTAGAGAGGAGTGGGATGACTCAGTGGCAGAGCCCCTACAAATCAGGAGCAAGGACTGGGACCCTGTCTCAAGTGACTGCTTTGCTAAATATGCCCTTTTTGATTTTGAGCCATCAGTACCTCAGTTCCCTGTGTAAAAATGGGGATAGTAGCACTTCCCTACCTCACAAGGATATTTCTGAGATCATCCCTCTGAGAAATGCCCAAGTATGGTGATGATGGGGACCATGTCAGTACCTGAAAGAGGTACGAGGAAGAGACCCTGAAACTAGCTTGAGGCAACCAGAAGAGGTAATGCAGAGCTAACTGCCTCCACAAGTACGCCTCAGTGGGTAAGGGAGACTTCCCTGTGGAGGCAAAAAATCCACATGATCAGAAAAGCCTACTCTGTACTTCTGTAACACTGAGCAAGTTTTTAGGGAGGGCAACACTCCATGTCACAAAGCTTGAATCCTTGTCCTTTTAGTCTCTTCTTTTCATGATATCAACATGTTTTAATATGTCataggaagaataaaaaaaagctcTGGTTCCCCAGAGTGGGACTGAAATTCTTTTGAAACCCATGCCTGTTTGCCAGAAATGAACAAGTGCGCTGCTGATTCAAATAAATGAATATGAAGCACTTTTGTGTCAGTGTCTCTCTGCATACGTGGAGGTGATGTGCTGTCCACATTGTCCATCTTGTCTCATTATGCACCTCTTATGAAATAGCTGACATTGCATCTGCATGAAAATTCATCTGCTGGGGATGGTCTCACCCTGTCTCTGCTAAGGAAGACTGAACTGTAACATGCTAGGAACTTATTTGTTTAAAAGCCAAGTTTAAATGCCCTGCAATGACAATTTCTAAATCCAGTATAATCTGCAGTGTCCTGTgctgaaaagcacaaaaaaggAATTACTACTTAGAAgttgtatatttattttatcattcaTGAATGCTCCCAACAGCAGTTTAGGACAGGAGAAAACTTTCATTCAAATACATCTATTGGGAATAGGGAATTACACAAACTGAAATTTCACTAGAAAAGGATTGCTCCACCCTGCTCCCCACTAAAACAGCACCTTTTTATATGGGCAAGGAGTTCAATAAAGAATCACAAGCAGTGACTTCCTGTCACATCCCTGACTCCATTTCCCAAGGCATCCCAGTGACCCTTACACGGGTTCATGTCTACGTGCTGGCCAGGCTTAACTTTTAGCTGAAATGATATACAGCAAGCTGATGGCTCAGactactgtaatttttgaaACATATGTTAACAATGAGCGTCCACAcagggtggttttggtttttgttttgttttgttttgttttaatttatcatTGCTCCGAGCACAGTGGGATGCAGCAGCTTCATTTTTACTCCTGCCCATGAATTGTTCCAggtttcctcttctttccccagTCACGCAGAGGGTTCATTCGTATTTCCTCTCACTTTCCTTATTGttctgggagcagaggaaatgCCAGGCTTGGAATCCAGGGACAGATGCTGAAGTACATCAGCATTTCCACTGAGAGCACGCCCAGACAGCTTTCCCAGAGAGAGGGAGGTCTGCTCAGAAATGAGCCATGAGTTTCATTCTGGAGCCAACTCTGCCATCCTTTTGAATCCCATCCTTTTGAATCCCAAACATCTAACCCTAGCATCCTGTATATGTTAGCCTTCTTTTCCCTAAAACAAAGGAACCTCACCTAGCTGCAAGGTTTCCCTGATGCAATCAGCATCAGGACTATAGATCAGAGAGGTTACACCCAGACCAGATGGAAACCAATGACTCAGAAACTTCCATCATGGAGATATTTTGATGCTACACTGCCTGGGTGGTCATTAAATGCATATCCATTTTCACCTCTCAACAAGCACTTGCAGGCCTGAGTCACAACAGCAGCAACCAAGGAGAGTGTTTGCGTCTATTCTCATCCTGTACTCTCTCATTTCATGATTTCAGTTGCCACAGTTCcgtttattttgtatttctcgCGCTTCAAAAATTCATACTAGCAATTATCGCAAACAGGAAAACAACGCGGGACAATGACagctcttttccctcttcttaTCTCCAGTGCTTCAAAATGTTCCTTACCAACATATCCGAAGCACTTAATTTGCCCTTTATCTGCATCGTGGATGTAAGATTATACATATTCTTGTCTTTTTGTGCCTGGCCAGCTCCTTTTGCCTGCTCTTGCACAGCTGTAGAAGATACAAACTGGGAACAGCATCAAGCACTGAGCTGCAAGCCTGGGGCTTGGCCGCTCGCTGTTACCGCCGGGCGGGCAGGCTGGCAGGGTTTCCCACAgccactgcagggctgtcccagacTGTcaggctgtcccctgtgtcccagcacaaGCGGCTGGAGATCCgcagctctcccttccctgggcacctcTCGGAACTGAGGGAAAACCCACCCACTCCGTTCGCCTCTTTCTCCGGAACTACAAATCCCGTCGCGCCCCGAGGAGGACTACAGCTCCCAGAGTGCTCTGCGCTGTACCGGGACAGGACGGGCCAAGATGGCGGCAGGAGAGGAGGACGGGTCCCCGGTGGAGCCGGAGCAGGAGCCGGCGGCGGAGGAGCCACGGAGCTTCAAGGACTTGGTGAGACTGGGCCGGAGCCGCTTCTGCCCCCGGTGCCGGCTGCCCTGTCCCGAGGAGCAGCGTCCTGCTCCCCCGCGCGGATGAGGTCCCGGGCGGCCCGTGTGCCGCGGGCAGACACGTGCGGCGCTCCGCGGGCCCCGGTGCGggctcaggcaggagctgcGGGCGGGAGCTGCGGGCACTCGGCCCCGCTGCGGTTGGCATGGCTGCTCCCATCGCCGCTCCGCAGCCTGCCGCCGCTGCCTTCGAGTTGTTTTAACTTGAcgtggtgttttttgttttctgtgttcatgGGTTACCCCTGAGGTGAGGAGAGAgctgtgtgtggggagggaagTTCCTAGTTAAACTAGGGTAAAACCGACCGTATCCTTCCTGTGACAGTCATCTCTAACAGGTTTTGAACCAATCCGGTGAAGTTGCTGATGGAAGTCGGGGTCACTGTGAGCAGCCTGCCCTTTCAGAGAGTTGCACTAAGGGCCTGGGGGGGGTTTGTCTCTGCTACAGACAAgttggctctgctgcagcatgtATTTAATTTAACTCTGTGGTTTAATTTAGATCTTTTTGGTGATGTctgtttcccttttctcttgTCACTTACGTCCAGGGAGTGACAGATGTCCTGTGTGAAGCTTGTGACCAGTTGGGATGGAAGGTGCCAACAAAGATCCAAATTGAGGCTATTCCAGTGGCTCTCCAAGGTGAGCAGTGTTCTTCTATGATCCTGAACTGGGgactgctccaggagctctgtgtgaatGAATTTGGCTGAGTGGGAAGGATCGGGGAAGAGCGTGTCCCAGCTTCTTAACTGTTGAGGATCTCTGCCTAGAAGTAGTTTTCATATTCATTCTGTGTCCTTTCCAGGTGGAGCTTGGAATATTCGTTTATCCTATAACACTGCCTGCAGTCACAAACTTTCAAATGGGTGCAAACACTGTTCTGGAGTGGTCACTCCTGTTGTTTGGTTCTGACAGTCCGTGTTAAATAGAATTCTTATTAATTATTTGAACTGCTAGTCTGCACTGAtcattttgttctgaaataCTCAAGGATACACAGGCAGCTTCCAATAGGTTTTGGATTGTGCTGCTACTGATAGACACCTTCAgagtgtgtgtatgtatgtatgtgacTGAAAGTGAAGATGCCTCCATAGTGTGTATCATTTACTTTGTTGTGAGCAGGCAGCTCTTTGATTAGATTTCCAAAGTGAGTAGTAACCAAATGACAGTGACTTTCTGTAAGCATTCtggaattacaaaaaaaaaaaaaattactgaatttaaCAGACATTTCTGCCTCTAGAAAtatagtttggttttttgttttgggtttttttttttttttcatttttttaaaaaccttccaaaacattttcaagGAGGAAAGGAGCAACATAGTGACAGAATGAGAACAAACTTTCAGTGTCTGCTCTGTCCTAACATTTGACTTTTGTCACATAATAAGATTCTCTTGGCGGGGGAGGAAAAGACAAACACAAATGTAAGACTGCATTCCTTAGAAATTGTTCCAGTGTGAGGTCTGTTGATAGCATGTTCTTGGCTATATGAGCTTAGGAGGTGATAATGGATTATTTTGATTAATTCCACCCTGTTGCCTGCATTGTTCTGGGGCAAAAGACTTTCTGTCCTACCCTTCCTACTGCAAACTGGCTTAGATTACCCTGTTAATCaatggcacagctgtggcttgTGAAATGTGAGTTTGGTAGTGCTGTTGTCCTGTAGTTTGTGTGACTGAAGTCTCAAACACCACAGCCTGTTTCCTTGTAAGCCAGTAAACAGACAACATTTGAACTGGAATAGTGAGATAGGGTCATTAAGCTGTAACTGATGTCAGATTTGAGACATAATAAACTTATTTTGAACCTGAGGTTTGCATGAAACCCTGTATATTAACAGAAACTTAAGTAGAAAATTGACTATTGACACTGTAATAATTgtacaaaaaaatcacagagagaAGCTAAAAATGCTTCAGAGAGATTCTGAAATTCTTTGGTTTatgctttggtttgtttttttttttctttctttctgtgtgtctgccttttttttctgtcctgagAGAATTCTTGTGTTTTGTTGCACAGTGCTTTAAAATCTTCTTTCACTGTTCTGGATGTATAACAGTTTTTTGCCCCCTTGCTCTTTCTGGCAGGCAGAGATGTCATTGGACTGGCAGAAACTGGCTCTGGAAAAACAGGAGCCTTTGCTTTGCCAATTCTTCAAGCACTGCTGGAAACACCTCAGCGATTATTTGCTCTTGTCCTCACACCAACAAGGGAGCTGGCCTTTCAAATCTCAGAGCAGTTTGAAGCTCTTGGGTCCTCCATTGGTGTTCAAAGCAGTAAGTAGCTTTTATGGTATTGGACCAGTTTTTCTGAAGACCAGTCTGTCAGCTCGAGATTGCAAAGCTAAAAATAGAGGATTTGTATGAGAGGTTGAACAAAATGTGAGAAAAGTTTATGATGCTGGAAGACAGAGATCTGGTACCAggtttgaaaaaaacaaaaaaaaaaaagggcttgTATGGTCTTTCCTCATGGAGTGCTCTACAGCTCTTCTGCATGCTGTGTCTAAATAGTTAGAGGTGGAAGTAGAAGAGAGTGTTCTCAGTAGTGAGTGTGTGTCCAGTGAAATTGCATAGAGCTCCCTGCTATGGTGTGGTGTAGTTTAATCTTCCTTTCAGACTGTCTGTGTTGATTCTTTAGATAATCTCTCAAAAAAAGCTTTGTGGGTATTTTTAGAATTCCTAGATTTTTGCAGCAGAGTTAAACTGCAAGGAATAGATTCTGCTTGTAGTTCTTCAGCTCTTGTGGCCAGTAAGGAATTAATTGCATGACTTAAGAAGCCTGGGAAGGTCAGATATgctaaaataaagtaaattctCATAAAAATAAGCAGCTTTTTATTTGTATAGAATTGCTGTGGGTGGTGGGCAGTAGGAGTAAACACTACAGTGCCAGGGGAGGGCTGATGCTGCACTGAGGGATTCACTGCACTCTGTTTGTCCTGCAGCGGTTATTGTTGGTGGAATTGACACAATGTCTCAATCCCTGGCCCTGGCCAAGAAACCACATGTTATAATTGGTAAGTTGGTGTGCTGGGGATATGGAGTATTAATATTACCAAACTGCAGCTAACCAAAGAAAGGAGAGTATATCCTTCATTTGTTTTTTGGCCCAAGTTCTGAGTACTAGCTCGTTCAAGTTTCTAAAGTATCCACCAGTAACTTCTTTCTACAAGCTCATTCCAAAGCATTCCTGCTAGACCTAGAgtgttttttggcttgttttttcATTCTCCTCAAGTATTTAAAATGCTGGTCTCATCCTTCACAGTACAGCTTGTCTACAGTCTTTTTTGTGTCACTTCTTTTTAGGACATTCTTCAGAGAGTCTGACTCCATTAATCTTTCTTCAAAACACTCTCTGAAGATAACATATGAAAGAGTATTTCCACAAAGTAACCTTTACTTTTCTTGGGCAAAGAATCCCATTTATGTAATGAGCAAGTCTTGCCTGTTTGgatcttttcctttgctttcattttgaattttctctCATGATGCTGTTGGTAGCAACCCCTGGCCGTCTCGTTGATCATCTGGAGAACACAAAGGGCTTCAACTTACGAGCTCTCAAGTTCCTGGTGATGGATGAGGCTGACCGGATTCTTAACATGGATTTCGAGACAGAGGTAGGTATCTGCTAAAAGATAAGTTTGGAGCATCGAAAGAGTTCCTTTAAAATCACTTCATATGGTCACACAGTAAACACTGAGCTGTTCTGTAGAAATTAGTAGTAAACTGTAACTAAGATCTAATAATTATGCAGAAGTCTGTGGTAGGATTAGAACACAGCAGAGTTCTGAAGAGCACTGCCAAGACAGCAGGAGGCACTTTGTCTCTGAAATCCACTGGTGTCTCTGGAATGCCTGATGTAGAATGTAGTTAGTGTAGAAaacactgtcacacacacatTCCTACAAAAACAGTGCCTGGTGTTTGCACTGCTGTTGGGCTTTTGGAGTTCACACTGCCTAATTG
This genomic interval from Catharus ustulatus isolate bCatUst1 chromosome 4, bCatUst1.pri.v2, whole genome shotgun sequence contains the following:
- the APOLD1 gene encoding apolipoprotein L domain-containing protein 1 codes for the protein MEGNSAAFPADPTHHFHVALLDQRRRLRGQIAHLHKAARKLNQLRTRSLVANVGGSTLTAAGALTAILGLSLSPATLGASLLASAVGLGLATAGGAVSITSDLSLVLCNSRELRKVQEIAVTCRKQMREILGCLEFLRRGQGPGDPALRQSEKRASISLYNSVCFMVFCGSHSLLVPECTKEVTKVSQAVLKAKIQKLADNLETCTRAMDEVCDLLESRTELSPSTRRLSLGAKSTAESLRPCS